From the genome of Triticum aestivum cultivar Chinese Spring chromosome 3B, IWGSC CS RefSeq v2.1, whole genome shotgun sequence, one region includes:
- the LOC123065226 gene encoding probable aquaporin TIP4-2, whose translation MPKIALGHRREASDPGCLRAVLGELVLTFLFVFVGVGSAIVGGQAVAAGGDTSAALIAVALGHALVVAVFATAGFHISGAHMNPAVTLSLAVGGHITLIRAGFFVLAQMLGSSLACILLRALTGGLVTPVHALAAGVGPIQGVVAEVVFTFTLLFTIYAAILDPKSSAPGFGPLLTGLLVGANTIAGGALTGASMNPARSFGPALASGNWANHWVYWVGPLAGGPLAVAVYEFIFTVPATHQQLPTVE comes from the exons ATGCCGAAGATAGCGCTGGGCCACCGCCGCGAGGCGTCGGACCCCGGCTGCCTCCGGGCCGTGCTCGGCGAGCTCGTCCTCACCTTCCTCTTCGTCTTCGTCGGCGTCGGCTCCGCCATCGTCGGAG GACAAGCAGTCGCAGCCGGAGGCGACACGTCGGCGGCGTTGATCGCGGTGGCGCTGGGCCATGCGCTGGTGGTGGCGGTGTTCGCGACCGCAGGGTTCCACATCTCCGGCGCCCACATGAACCCGGCCGTCACGCTCAGCCTCGCCGTTGGCGGCCACATCACCCTCATCCGCGCCGGCTTCTTCGTGCTTGCCCAGATGCTCGGCTCCTCCCTCGCCTGCATCCTGCTCAGGGCCCTCACCGGCGGACTG GTCACTCCGGTGCACGCGCTGGCGGCGGGCGTGGGCCCGATCCAGGGCGTGGTGGCGGAGGTCGTCTTCACCTTCACGCTGCTCTTCACCATCTACGCCGCCATCCTCGACCCCAAGAGCTCCGCGCCAGGGTTCGGCCCGCTGCTCACCGGCCTCCTCGTCGGCGCCAACACCATCGCCGGCGGCGCGCTCACCGGCGCGTCCATGAACCCCGCGAGGTCCTTCGGGCCGGCGCTGGCCTCCGGAAACTGGGCCAACCACTGGGTCTACTGGGTCGGCCCTCTCGCCGGCGGGCCCCTCGCCGTGGCCGTCTACGAGTTCATCTTCACCGTCCCGGCGACGCACCAGCAGCTTCCGACGGTGGAGTGA